One region of Thermococcus celericrescens genomic DNA includes:
- a CDS encoding DUF4139 domain-containing protein — MRKKAIAAVGGIALIILAVFSFQGEKAAASDTTVVLYNSAKIGVVERVMEVELDEGINDVPLEELAGLDIAEVTIRPLDGGVHVLGVFSKGSTGDVYSANVGSEVEVKLRSGDTVTGKFLGFKNGKIAIEGDGYYLINPSEVVYFKAKNLGGQASVYVVLGADKAGKYNVSIIYRVSNMSWESRYKLYIGDNAKLYGYIVLNNPTAQEFKDAKVLLVAGDVQLYQKVPQPRVLYTLAEKETDQVNVGQPEKIEAFYLYKLGVVDLNPASKMMYPYINFEAPFEREYLYESWPYGGEEAVYESISFKTEKVLPAGIVEIYRETDDGSLLVGERSIEHTSKGEMLRIGIGRDYDLKGTTTMLDQRNGEGYTYYKIKITLENFGNETKTVVVRHHKWGKLLSSSIQPIDETANYIDFRVTLKPEEKKEIIFDYENRY; from the coding sequence ATGAGAAAGAAGGCGATAGCTGCAGTGGGTGGAATTGCACTTATAATCCTGGCAGTTTTCTCGTTCCAGGGGGAGAAGGCAGCGGCGAGCGACACCACCGTCGTCCTTTACAACTCTGCGAAGATTGGGGTTGTGGAGAGGGTCATGGAGGTTGAGCTGGATGAGGGAATAAACGACGTGCCCCTGGAGGAGCTGGCCGGGCTCGACATAGCGGAGGTCACGATAAGGCCTCTTGACGGTGGAGTACACGTCCTCGGGGTCTTCAGCAAAGGCTCAACCGGGGACGTTTACAGCGCCAACGTTGGAAGCGAGGTCGAGGTCAAGCTGAGGAGCGGCGACACCGTTACTGGCAAGTTCCTTGGATTCAAGAACGGGAAGATAGCCATCGAGGGCGACGGCTACTACCTCATAAACCCAAGTGAGGTTGTGTACTTCAAGGCCAAAAACCTCGGCGGGCAGGCGAGCGTCTACGTGGTTCTTGGTGCGGACAAAGCCGGAAAGTACAACGTGAGCATCATCTACCGCGTCTCCAACATGAGCTGGGAGAGCAGGTACAAGCTCTACATCGGCGATAACGCGAAGCTCTACGGCTACATAGTCCTCAACAACCCGACTGCCCAGGAGTTCAAGGACGCGAAGGTTCTCCTCGTCGCCGGCGACGTCCAGCTGTATCAGAAGGTCCCCCAGCCGAGGGTTCTCTACACCCTGGCGGAGAAGGAGACTGACCAGGTCAACGTCGGCCAGCCGGAGAAGATAGAGGCGTTCTACCTCTACAAGCTTGGCGTCGTTGACCTGAATCCCGCGAGCAAGATGATGTATCCATACATCAACTTCGAAGCCCCCTTCGAGAGGGAGTACCTCTACGAGAGCTGGCCGTACGGGGGAGAGGAAGCCGTCTACGAGTCGATATCGTTCAAGACGGAGAAGGTTCTCCCAGCGGGAATCGTTGAAATATACCGGGAGACCGACGACGGGAGCCTCCTCGTGGGCGAGAGGTCCATCGAGCATACCTCCAAGGGTGAGATGCTGAGGATAGGCATCGGCAGGGACTACGACCTCAAAGGCACAACTACTATGCTCGATCAGAGGAACGGCGAGGGCTACACCTACTACAAGATAAAGATAACCCTCGAGAACTTCGGGAACGAGACCAAGACCGTCGTGGTCAGGCACCACAAGTGGGGCAAGCTGCTGAGTTCGAGCATCCAGCCGATCGACGAGACCGCCAACTACATCGACT
- a CDS encoding acetate--CoA ligase family protein, with product MDRIEKARAIIEKAKAENRPLVEPEAKEILKLYGVPVPDFKVATNEEEAVQFAKEIGYPVVMKIVSPQIIHKSDAGGVKVNIKSDEEARQAFKTIMENAKNYKPDADLWGVIIYRMLPLGKEVIVGMIRDPQFGPAIMFGLGGIFVEILKDVSFRVAPISRDEALDMIKEIKAYPILAGARGEKPVNIEALAEIITKVGELALELPEIKELDINPIFAYEDSAVAVDARMLL from the coding sequence ATGGACAGGATTGAGAAGGCTAGGGCAATCATCGAGAAGGCCAAGGCCGAAAACAGGCCGCTCGTCGAGCCTGAGGCGAAGGAGATACTCAAGCTCTACGGCGTCCCCGTTCCGGACTTCAAGGTCGCCACCAACGAGGAGGAAGCCGTTCAGTTCGCCAAGGAGATCGGCTACCCGGTCGTCATGAAGATCGTTTCCCCGCAGATCATCCACAAGAGCGACGCCGGCGGTGTCAAGGTCAACATCAAGAGCGACGAGGAGGCCAGGCAGGCCTTCAAGACCATCATGGAGAACGCCAAGAACTACAAGCCGGACGCCGACCTCTGGGGCGTTATCATATACAGGATGCTCCCGCTCGGCAAGGAGGTCATCGTCGGTATGATCCGCGACCCGCAGTTCGGCCCGGCCATAATGTTCGGTCTCGGTGGAATCTTCGTCGAGATACTCAAGGATGTGTCATTCAGGGTCGCCCCGATAAGCAGGGACGAGGCCCTCGACATGATAAAGGAGATCAAGGCCTACCCAATCCTCGCCGGAGCCCGCGGTGAGAAGCCGGTCAACATCGAGGCCCTCGCCGAGATAATCACCAAGGTCGGCGAGCTCGCCCTCGAGCTTCCGGAGATCAAGGAGCTCGACATCAACCCGATCTTCGCCTACGAGGACAGCGCCGTTGCCGTCGACGCCAGGATGCTTCTCTGA
- the cas6 gene encoding CRISPR-associated endoribonuclease Cas6 — MRFAIRLRPENEPFKVPFNHQHYLQGLIYRRIQRVNPDLSLRLHSPKIPKLFTFSLFMAEKRDFEKGGPYFLGYRRGFFYFSTAVPEIAKAFISDLLQRPEVELWGERFVVEEVKALAEPERLSGRKFVTLSPIAVTTKRLQFGKPRSYDLSPREPEFYELIKENLREKYVLIYGSKPPEEFEMKVLNAKPKRFEVKPGIFQVAWHLVFKAYGDEDLLRAGYLAGFGEKNSMGFGMVKVDGKDAKMKRRWKGGERDRGRKKV, encoded by the coding sequence TTGAGGTTTGCAATAAGACTCCGCCCGGAGAATGAGCCGTTCAAGGTTCCCTTCAACCACCAGCACTACCTCCAGGGGCTGATCTACAGGAGGATTCAGCGCGTTAACCCCGATCTGAGCCTCCGTCTTCACTCGCCGAAGATACCAAAGCTCTTCACGTTCTCGCTCTTCATGGCGGAAAAGCGAGACTTCGAAAAGGGAGGCCCATATTTTCTGGGATACAGGAGGGGCTTCTTCTACTTCTCAACGGCCGTTCCAGAGATAGCGAAGGCGTTCATCAGCGACCTGCTCCAGAGGCCGGAGGTCGAGCTGTGGGGCGAGAGGTTCGTGGTCGAGGAGGTCAAGGCCCTGGCGGAACCCGAGAGGCTGAGCGGGAGGAAGTTCGTGACCCTTTCACCCATAGCCGTCACCACCAAAAGGCTCCAGTTCGGAAAGCCGAGGAGCTACGACTTATCGCCCAGGGAGCCGGAGTTCTACGAACTCATCAAGGAGAACCTTCGCGAGAAGTACGTTCTCATTTACGGATCAAAACCGCCCGAAGAGTTCGAGATGAAAGTCCTCAACGCCAAGCCGAAGCGCTTCGAAGTTAAGCCTGGCATCTTTCAGGTGGCATGGCATCTCGTGTTCAAAGCTTACGGTGATGAAGACCTGTTGAGGGCCGGCTACTTAGCTGGCTTCGGCGAGAAGAACTCGATGGGGTTCGGGATGGTGAAGGTTGACGGAAAGGATGCGAAGATGAAAAGGCGCTGGAAAGGAGGTGAAAGAGATCGGGGAAGAAAAAAGGTCTGA
- the cas8a1 gene encoding type I-B CRISPR-associated protein Cas8b1/Cst1, with protein sequence MKEIGEEKRSEEFQTKSEDQRTHEVQTASDDASPLFTWTGHPFTDAGLVALLLLSGKEKPEELTEEDIEDAINFASRLYARKEWSSGYIHAMMLPNSGILMANPSMAKKRTSEAIKKNLIGLLSEKEDPCAPICEICGRRHARTKPVYRSDFPLIGTGGVPNYFPSGKDGANICSHCLFLAQMMPLVAYRLSRVLIIHAHPYELMLEFHKEAIDDIKKSELASTARDFKRPENFLFEKLIEIGTNLELGKLQNASIALYYFVNNNQGQEMEVIYIPNPVLRFVAFAARMDRAGWRNIVSMGWRRRPSEEEFEDFKKRYPNNVYSKLLSGESILPYFLDFQNRKVNASWRLLSFYCSEVLGLDKEALEFIKGVADRIVETVEKLPDNKLSRRVRELEKAEKLYQFEGFFIRVEKDRQELGIPGALMSFDDFARILTGYGEDLNVSWKTVKSLLLFRIYEKLHDRLMKASAEEVEAEEDEEEFEEGDEE encoded by the coding sequence GTGAAAGAGATCGGGGAAGAAAAAAGGTCTGAGGAGTTCCAGACAAAATCTGAGGATCAAAGGACTCATGAGGTGCAGACAGCTTCAGATGATGCATCTCCGCTTTTCACCTGGACTGGGCACCCTTTTACTGACGCGGGCCTCGTCGCATTGCTGCTCTTGAGCGGAAAGGAAAAGCCAGAGGAGCTGACTGAGGAGGATATTGAAGATGCCATAAATTTCGCTTCCAGACTGTATGCTCGGAAAGAGTGGAGTTCAGGGTACATACACGCGATGATGCTTCCAAACAGCGGAATCCTCATGGCAAACCCCAGTATGGCCAAGAAGAGAACATCAGAGGCAATTAAAAAGAATCTAATCGGCCTGCTCAGTGAGAAAGAAGACCCGTGCGCCCCGATATGTGAAATCTGCGGAAGAAGGCACGCTAGAACCAAACCGGTTTATCGCTCTGACTTTCCACTCATCGGTACTGGAGGAGTTCCAAACTACTTCCCCTCCGGAAAAGATGGGGCAAACATCTGCTCCCACTGCCTGTTTCTTGCCCAGATGATGCCCCTAGTTGCCTACCGCCTCTCAAGGGTTCTTATAATCCACGCACACCCATACGAACTGATGCTCGAGTTTCATAAGGAAGCCATAGATGACATCAAAAAGAGTGAGCTTGCCTCCACAGCGCGGGACTTCAAACGGCCTGAGAACTTCCTGTTTGAAAAGCTCATCGAGATAGGGACGAACCTTGAACTGGGCAAACTCCAAAACGCCTCAATTGCACTCTACTACTTCGTTAACAACAATCAGGGCCAAGAAATGGAAGTAATATACATCCCCAACCCGGTTCTCCGCTTCGTCGCCTTCGCGGCTAGGATGGACAGGGCAGGCTGGAGGAATATCGTTTCAATGGGATGGAGGAGAAGGCCGAGTGAGGAAGAGTTTGAGGATTTTAAGAAACGTTATCCCAACAACGTCTACTCAAAGCTCCTCTCCGGAGAAAGCATACTCCCGTACTTCCTTGACTTCCAAAACCGTAAGGTGAACGCAAGCTGGAGGCTCCTTTCATTTTACTGCTCGGAGGTGTTGGGTTTGGATAAAGAGGCTTTGGAGTTTATTAAAGGAGTTGCTGACAGAATTGTGGAAACCGTTGAAAAGTTGCCGGACAACAAGCTCTCAAGACGCGTCAGGGAGCTTGAGAAGGCAGAGAAGCTCTACCAGTTTGAGGGCTTCTTTATAAGAGTCGAAAAAGACAGGCAGGAGCTTGGTATTCCAGGGGCCCTGATGAGCTTTGATGACTTTGCAAGGATACTCACGGGCTACGGTGAAGACCTAAACGTTTCCTGGAAGACCGTCAAAAGTCTTCTCCTTTTCCGCATCTATGAAAAGCTCCACGACAGGCTCATGAAGGCCTCCGCTGAGGAGGTTGAAGCCGAAGAAGACGAAGAGGAATTTGAGGAGGGGGATGAAGAATGA
- the cas7i gene encoding type I-B CRISPR-associated protein Cas7/Cst2/DevR translates to MKFATGLVLIDAPHSALNMFGKPTAATEENQVAVKKLKKGRNVYAYISSQAWRYWWRKTLERHFSWRMSPLFRTEKQVFTAANPIKYDDDDVFGYMWAPKTERGKNEQGFALTRVSPLKTTPLISILPERNSVTLDEGYASRHEGDPVPYGQEFYSTVFKGAFSLDLDAVGKFTIEYKAGYLNLLTPESIPRILNLVSDRKKKEKVLKKALKAMKYEEEYLKPAQELKVQMNEKEWIMPVEIRKKRAGEAIKALRLLSGGAKQTQYHTDVTPKFVLLLNVEAGINPFISDIVFEDRGEIKFDVEALAKRLRDFKDVIPDGAKLYLGYDEGFVKSLGWDMNDAVKKLKESGIGVFVGTVKEAIDEFSKEIEAYYG, encoded by the coding sequence ATGAAGTTTGCAACTGGGCTGGTTCTGATAGACGCGCCGCACTCGGCGCTGAATATGTTTGGAAAGCCAACTGCTGCCACTGAGGAAAACCAGGTTGCAGTAAAGAAGCTAAAGAAAGGACGCAATGTCTACGCATATATCTCCTCCCAAGCTTGGAGATACTGGTGGAGAAAGACTTTAGAACGCCACTTTTCATGGAGGATGTCTCCACTCTTCAGAACAGAGAAGCAAGTCTTCACTGCAGCGAATCCAATTAAATACGATGACGACGACGTATTCGGCTACATGTGGGCACCAAAAACTGAACGCGGGAAAAACGAACAAGGGTTTGCCCTTACTAGAGTCTCGCCGCTAAAGACAACTCCCTTGATCTCCATATTACCAGAAAGAAACTCTGTAACGTTGGATGAGGGCTATGCTTCAAGGCATGAGGGCGATCCAGTTCCGTACGGCCAGGAGTTCTACTCTACTGTCTTTAAGGGGGCATTCTCCCTAGATCTCGATGCCGTAGGGAAGTTCACTATAGAATATAAGGCAGGTTACTTAAATCTCCTAACTCCAGAATCAATACCAAGAATACTCAACCTAGTCTCAGATAGAAAAAAGAAAGAGAAAGTCCTAAAGAAAGCCCTCAAGGCTATGAAATACGAGGAGGAGTATCTGAAACCTGCACAGGAGCTTAAAGTCCAGATGAATGAAAAAGAATGGATTATGCCGGTAGAGATAAGGAAGAAACGCGCAGGTGAAGCCATAAAAGCCCTCCGCCTCCTCTCAGGCGGCGCCAAGCAGACGCAGTACCACACGGACGTAACTCCCAAGTTCGTGCTCCTCCTCAATGTTGAAGCAGGAATAAACCCGTTCATAAGCGACATAGTCTTCGAGGACAGGGGAGAAATCAAGTTTGACGTGGAGGCACTTGCAAAGAGGCTGAGAGACTTTAAAGACGTTATTCCCGACGGGGCAAAGCTCTACCTCGGCTACGATGAGGGCTTCGTTAAGTCCCTTGGTTGGGATATGAATGATGCTGTCAAGAAGCTTAAGGAGAGCGGTATTGGAGTGTTCGTTGGAACGGTGAAGGAAGCGATAGATGAGTTCTCAAAGGAAATCGAGGCGTACTACGGGTGA
- the cas5b gene encoding type I-B CRISPR-associated protein Cas5b, translating to MIRVKLRAWTASFRFPTFQSGYQPTLPVPPPSTIQGILSAAKGEPVYLTKLPYVGYVFKSRGKGVDLEKIYALGKVETDIMKREFHHNAELYLYLPDEWKEHFKRPRYQLLLGRSSDLAVVEEIKEEVKLEEKEAPLGGTVVPIGLGLPGMVHALVVEYDYSTVPRRAKLVRPFIVLPFPRTRAERMRQRTKAPYDPELDIGVCLHRWSG from the coding sequence ATGATACGGGTAAAGCTGAGGGCATGGACAGCATCTTTCCGCTTTCCAACATTTCAGTCAGGGTACCAGCCGACCCTGCCAGTTCCACCGCCATCGACTATCCAGGGCATACTCTCCGCCGCAAAGGGAGAACCGGTTTACCTCACCAAACTTCCATACGTTGGCTACGTCTTCAAAAGTAGGGGTAAGGGAGTAGACCTTGAAAAAATCTACGCCCTTGGAAAGGTCGAGACGGACATCATGAAGCGCGAGTTCCACCACAACGCGGAGCTCTACCTATATCTCCCAGATGAGTGGAAGGAACACTTCAAAAGACCCCGCTACCAGCTCCTCCTCGGAAGGTCGAGCGACCTAGCAGTCGTTGAGGAAATCAAGGAAGAGGTTAAACTTGAAGAAAAGGAAGCGCCCCTCGGGGGCACAGTGGTTCCCATCGGGCTCGGACTCCCAGGAATGGTCCATGCGCTCGTCGTTGAATACGACTACTCCACCGTTCCGAGAAGGGCAAAGCTCGTAAGGCCCTTTATCGTACTCCCGTTCCCAAGAACGAGGGCCGAAAGAATGAGGCAGAGAACCAAAGCGCCCTACGACCCAGAGCTCGATATAGGCGTTTGCCTGCATAGGTGGAGCGGATGA